One stretch of Sphingomonas rosea DNA includes these proteins:
- a CDS encoding threonine ammonia-lyase has product MTPPDLSAIRATAERIRGAVVETPFLQSRTLSEIIGAETWLKFENLQFTAAYKERGALNKLLQLTAEERARGVIAASAGNHAQAVAYHGRRLGIPVTIVMPTNTPLMKVAQTEGHGARVLLFGERFDDAYAKARELEAEEGLVFVHPFDDPDIVAGTGTIALEILAAVPDLDTLVVPIGGGGLISGIAIAARALKPGIEIVGVEAELYPSMKNVVEGGSQKIGGDTLAEGIAVKEPGTLTRAIIKEHVDRIELVSERDLEHAVALLVGIEKTVVEGAGAAGLALLLAQPEQFKGRKVATVLCGGNIDTHLLANVLIRELVRCGRIARLRIGAQDQPGALASITACFHAGGVNIIEVNHQRIFSKLPAKDTVIEVECEARDAQAIDALVERLEGKGFVVERAELD; this is encoded by the coding sequence ATGACACCACCCGACCTGTCCGCCATCCGTGCCACCGCCGAGCGTATCCGCGGCGCGGTCGTCGAAACCCCCTTCCTGCAGAGCCGGACCCTGTCCGAGATCATCGGCGCGGAGACGTGGCTCAAGTTCGAGAATCTGCAGTTCACCGCTGCCTACAAGGAGCGCGGCGCGCTCAATAAACTGCTCCAGTTGACCGCCGAGGAGCGCGCCAGGGGCGTGATCGCGGCGAGTGCCGGCAATCATGCGCAGGCAGTGGCCTACCACGGGCGGCGCCTCGGCATCCCCGTGACAATTGTCATGCCGACCAACACGCCGCTGATGAAGGTCGCGCAGACCGAGGGCCATGGCGCGCGTGTCCTCCTCTTCGGTGAGCGGTTCGACGATGCCTATGCCAAGGCGCGCGAGCTCGAGGCCGAGGAGGGGCTGGTCTTCGTCCACCCGTTCGACGATCCCGACATCGTCGCGGGCACGGGCACCATTGCGCTGGAGATTCTGGCGGCGGTGCCCGACCTCGATACGCTCGTGGTCCCGATCGGCGGCGGCGGACTGATCAGCGGGATCGCGATCGCCGCGCGTGCGCTCAAGCCGGGGATCGAGATCGTCGGGGTCGAGGCCGAGCTTTATCCTTCGATGAAGAACGTCGTCGAAGGCGGCTCGCAGAAGATCGGCGGCGACACGCTGGCCGAGGGCATTGCGGTCAAGGAGCCGGGCACGCTCACGCGGGCGATCATCAAGGAACATGTCGACCGGATCGAGCTCGTGTCCGAGCGGGATCTCGAGCATGCGGTGGCGCTGCTGGTGGGGATCGAGAAGACGGTGGTCGAAGGCGCGGGCGCGGCCGGACTGGCGCTGCTTCTCGCCCAGCCCGAGCAGTTCAAGGGTCGCAAGGTCGCGACGGTCCTGTGCGGCGGCAACATCGATACCCATCTTCTCGCCAACGTGCTGATCCGCGAGCTTGTTCGCTGCGGGCGAATCGCCAGGCTCCGGATCGGGGCGCAGGACCAGCCGGGCGCGCTTGCCTCGATCACCGCCTGCTTCCACGCGGGCGGGGTCAACATCATCGAGGTCAATCACCAGCGCATCTTCTCGAAGCTGCCGGCCAAGGACACGGTAATCGAGGTCGAGTGCGAGGCGCGCGACGCGCAGGCGATCGATGCGTTGGTCGAGCGGCTCGAAGGCAAGGGCTTCGTCGTCGAGCGCGCCGAACTCGACTAG
- the katG gene encoding catalase/peroxidase HPI: protein MDAKTGDLSGGCPYNHESKSRSLLGRQNKDWWPESLPVDVLTQGGLSPDPMGSDFDYAEAFNALDYQALKNDLTALMTDSKPWWPADYGHYGPFMIRMAWHAAGTYRTADGRGGSNSGQQRFAPLNSWPDNGNLDKARRLLWPIKQKYGKNISWADLFILAGNVAIESMGGPVFGFGGGRRDVFEPERDIYWGQEENWVQGDETRIQPDREMDLENPLAAIQMGLIYVNPEGPGGNPDPLQSARDIKITFERMAMNHEETVALTAGGHTFGKAHGAGDPSHVGDAPEGADIAMMGLGWTSTHESGMGEHTITSGIEGAWVNTPTEWSENYFRLLLDYEYELVRSPAGAQQWQPINQKPEDMAPAAHDPSIRVPTMMTTADMALKVDPEFRKISEKFRNDHEAFKDAFARAWFKLCHRDMGPKIRYLGPEVPAEDLIWQDPIPEGTKPSDADIAAFKDKILGAGFSVGQLVKAAWASASTYRRSDHRGGANGARIRLEPQRGWTVNEPEELGAILAKIEELRGNLSVADAIVLAGTAAVEKAARDAGFDVTVPFEGGRGDASQEQTDADSFDVLEPMADAFRNYLKTKHSVRTEELMIDRAALLGLSVPEMTVLVGGLRVLGATFQNRKEGVFTNRVGQLTNDFFVNLLDNETFWEVVDTSADEEFIGYTRGGRQEKWRATRTDLIFGSNSQLRATAEVYAEKGNEELFVRHFVAAWTKVMNADRFDLLPTRKVSADQAGDGTNRGV, encoded by the coding sequence ATGGACGCAAAGACCGGCGATCTCAGCGGCGGCTGCCCATATAATCACGAGAGCAAGTCGCGGTCGCTGCTTGGTCGGCAGAACAAGGACTGGTGGCCCGAGTCGCTGCCGGTCGATGTCCTGACCCAGGGCGGCCTGTCACCCGACCCGATGGGGTCGGACTTCGACTATGCCGAGGCCTTCAACGCGCTCGACTATCAGGCGCTCAAGAACGATCTCACCGCGCTGATGACCGACAGCAAGCCGTGGTGGCCGGCGGACTATGGCCATTATGGCCCCTTCATGATCCGCATGGCGTGGCACGCGGCCGGCACCTACCGCACCGCCGACGGCCGCGGCGGCTCGAACAGCGGCCAGCAGCGCTTCGCGCCGCTCAACAGCTGGCCGGATAATGGCAATCTCGACAAGGCCCGCCGCCTGCTGTGGCCGATCAAGCAGAAGTACGGCAAGAACATCAGCTGGGCCGACCTCTTCATCCTCGCCGGCAACGTCGCGATCGAGAGCATGGGCGGGCCGGTGTTCGGCTTCGGCGGCGGTCGCCGCGACGTGTTCGAGCCCGAGCGGGACATCTACTGGGGTCAGGAAGAGAATTGGGTGCAGGGCGACGAAACCCGCATCCAGCCCGACCGCGAGATGGACCTCGAGAACCCGCTGGCGGCGATCCAGATGGGTCTCATCTACGTCAACCCGGAAGGTCCGGGCGGGAACCCCGATCCGCTCCAGTCGGCGCGCGACATCAAGATCACCTTCGAGCGCATGGCGATGAACCATGAGGAAACCGTCGCGCTGACCGCCGGCGGCCACACCTTCGGCAAGGCGCATGGCGCGGGCGATCCGAGCCATGTCGGCGATGCGCCGGAAGGCGCGGACATCGCGATGATGGGCCTAGGCTGGACCTCGACCCACGAGAGCGGGATGGGCGAGCACACGATCACCAGCGGCATCGAGGGCGCGTGGGTGAACACCCCGACCGAGTGGAGCGAGAACTATTTCCGCCTGCTCCTCGACTATGAGTACGAGCTGGTCCGCTCGCCCGCCGGCGCGCAGCAGTGGCAGCCGATCAATCAGAAGCCCGAGGACATGGCCCCGGCCGCGCACGATCCGTCGATCCGCGTCCCGACCATGATGACCACCGCCGACATGGCGCTCAAGGTCGATCCGGAGTTCCGCAAGATCAGCGAGAAGTTCCGCAACGACCATGAGGCGTTCAAGGACGCGTTCGCGCGCGCCTGGTTCAAGCTGTGCCACCGCGACATGGGTCCGAAGATCCGGTACCTCGGGCCGGAAGTCCCGGCAGAAGACCTCATCTGGCAGGATCCGATCCCCGAAGGCACCAAGCCGTCGGACGCCGACATCGCCGCGTTCAAGGATAAGATCCTCGGCGCCGGCTTCTCGGTCGGGCAGCTGGTCAAGGCGGCCTGGGCCTCGGCGTCGACCTATCGCCGCAGCGACCACCGCGGCGGGGCCAACGGTGCCCGAATCCGTCTCGAGCCACAGCGCGGCTGGACGGTGAACGAGCCCGAGGAACTCGGCGCGATCCTCGCCAAGATCGAGGAGCTTCGCGGCAATCTGTCGGTGGCCGATGCGATCGTGCTCGCGGGCACGGCGGCGGTCGAGAAGGCGGCGCGCGACGCCGGCTTCGACGTCACCGTACCGTTCGAGGGCGGCCGCGGCGATGCCAGCCAGGAGCAGACCGATGCGGACAGCTTCGACGTGCTCGAGCCGATGGCGGACGCGTTCCGCAACTACCTCAAGACCAAGCACAGTGTGCGCACCGAGGAGCTGATGATCGACCGGGCGGCCCTGCTCGGCCTGTCGGTGCCCGAGATGACGGTGCTGGTCGGCGGCCTGCGGGTGCTCGGCGCGACCTTCCAGAACCGCAAGGAAGGCGTCTTCACCAACCGCGTCGGGCAGCTCACCAACGACTTCTTCGTCAACCTGCTCGACAACGAAACCTTCTGGGAGGTCGTCGACACCAGCGCTGACGAAGAGTTCATCGGCTACACCCGCGGTGGCCGTCAGGAGAAGTGGCGCGCAACCCGTACCGACCTCATCTTCGGGTCGAACAGCCAGCTGCGCGCGACGGCCGAGGTCTATGCCGAGAAGGGCAACGAAGAGCTCTTCGTCCGCCACTTCGTCGCGGCCTGGACCAAGGTGATGAATGCGGACCGTTTCGACCTGCTGCCGACCCGCAAGGTCTCGGCCGATCAGGCTGGCGACGGGACCAACCGCGGCGTCTGA
- the rpmA gene encoding 50S ribosomal protein L27: MAHKKAGGSSRNGRDSESKRLGVKKFGGESVVAGNIIIRQRGTRVYPGANVGLGKDHTLFALTDGKVAFRDGRQGRKFVHVEALNMAPMADAAE; this comes from the coding sequence ATGGCACATAAGAAGGCAGGCGGCTCGTCGCGTAACGGCCGCGATTCCGAGAGCAAGCGTCTCGGCGTGAAGAAGTTCGGTGGCGAATCGGTCGTCGCCGGCAACATCATCATCCGTCAGCGCGGCACGCGCGTGTACCCGGGCGCCAACGTCGGCCTCGGCAAGGATCACACACTTTTCGCGCTTACCGACGGGAAAGTTGCGTTCCGTGACGGCCGCCAAGGCCGCAAGTTCGTCCACGTCGAGGCGCTTAATATGGCGCCGATGGCGGACGCAGCCGAATAG
- a CDS encoding GNAT family N-acetyltransferase yields the protein MFARTERLLLRPGWAEDALALARAIADEAIVRNLATAPWPYGHDEARAFLEAPQDPVLPTFLLMKRTDGAPELIGAAGFSRRDNGGVELGYWIARAHWGQGYATEACKQLVEIARTIGVTRLEASHFIDNPASGRVLEKLGFVPTGRIAPRHSCARGGEQLTRLFALDLDDGSEALAA from the coding sequence ATGTTCGCTCGTACCGAGAGACTGCTGCTGAGACCCGGCTGGGCCGAGGACGCGCTCGCGCTCGCCCGCGCGATCGCCGACGAGGCCATTGTCCGCAATCTCGCCACCGCCCCCTGGCCCTATGGCCACGACGAGGCCCGGGCCTTCCTCGAAGCGCCCCAGGACCCGGTGCTGCCGACCTTCCTGCTGATGAAGCGGACCGACGGCGCGCCCGAGCTCATCGGGGCGGCCGGTTTTTCTCGGCGCGACAATGGCGGGGTCGAGCTCGGCTACTGGATCGCGCGGGCCCATTGGGGTCAGGGCTATGCGACCGAAGCCTGCAAGCAGCTCGTCGAGATTGCCCGGACCATCGGCGTAACGCGGCTCGAGGCCTCGCATTTCATCGACAATCCGGCGAGCGGGCGGGTGCTGGAGAAGCTCGGTTTCGTCCCGACCGGCCGTATAGCCCCGCGGCACAGCTGCGCGCGCGGCGGCGAACAGCTCACCCGTCTATTCGCGCTTGATCTCGACGACGGGTCGGAGGCGCTGGCGGCCTAG
- a CDS encoding protein-disulfide reductase DsbD family protein — MHRLLLLLALLFASPAAAQLGTGTAHMKPMLVAEGPAIPGREVELAILMTPEDGWHGYWENPGDAGKPMTVQWELPAGAAAGPLRYPVPTRLTIAGLMNYVFKGPYAVLARLKVPADAQGTLPVRADLDYLVCTDQLCVPERGSVALNIPVANGPRDDRFDAWRAKLPQPLGAQARYAVDGSTLRLGIPLPASVTVGTPYAFPLTDDVIRYAEPQRFFRQGDLLVAELPLKDAAKGRMAAVVDLGTGRALRVDGVPGPVPSGGREIGGESQSSLLLLALLGAVLGGLILNLMPCVFPILALKALALARAGGEERHARLDALGYTAGAIVGTGALGAVLLALRAGGSAAGWAFQLQDPRTVLILVLLGTAITLNLLGLFKLPVLGGDSNPRGGFATGALAAFVATPCAGPFMGAALGTALVLPAAGALLVFAGLGLGLAFPFLLLAFIPALRRRLPKPGAWMLRLQRILAVPMALSAGAALWLLWRQGGERALWVGFAAVVALALVLLVVGRLQNRGRSAWPVGLAGAAGALALAATLPPAAPAGARALAGVTPWSEARVAEARAAGRPVFVYFTADWCLTCKVNEAGAIDRDNVREAFNKANVLVLAADWTNSDPAITRALEAQGRAGVPLYLWYGRGAAQPEELPQVLTPAMLTDRAQASIVGARSTG, encoded by the coding sequence ATGCATCGCCTGTTGCTGCTCCTCGCCCTGCTGTTCGCTTCTCCCGCCGCCGCGCAGCTCGGCACGGGCACGGCGCACATGAAGCCGATGCTGGTCGCCGAAGGGCCGGCCATTCCCGGCCGCGAGGTCGAGCTCGCGATCCTGATGACGCCCGAGGACGGGTGGCACGGCTATTGGGAAAACCCCGGCGACGCGGGCAAGCCGATGACCGTGCAATGGGAGCTGCCGGCCGGCGCGGCGGCGGGGCCGCTGCGCTACCCGGTCCCGACCCGGCTGACGATCGCCGGGCTGATGAACTATGTGTTCAAGGGTCCCTATGCGGTGCTCGCGCGGCTGAAGGTGCCGGCCGACGCGCAAGGCACGCTGCCGGTTCGCGCCGACCTCGATTATCTCGTCTGCACCGATCAATTGTGCGTGCCCGAGCGCGGCTCGGTCGCGCTGAACATTCCGGTGGCGAACGGCCCGCGGGACGATCGCTTCGATGCGTGGCGGGCAAAGCTCCCGCAGCCGCTCGGGGCGCAGGCACGCTATGCGGTCGACGGGAGCACGCTCCGCCTCGGCATTCCGCTTCCGGCGTCGGTCACGGTGGGAACGCCTTATGCTTTCCCGCTCACCGACGACGTCATCCGTTATGCCGAACCACAGCGCTTCTTCCGCCAGGGTGACCTGCTGGTCGCCGAGCTTCCGTTAAAGGACGCGGCCAAGGGAAGGATGGCGGCGGTGGTCGATCTCGGCACCGGCCGAGCGCTTCGGGTCGACGGCGTCCCGGGCCCGGTGCCGAGTGGCGGCCGCGAGATCGGCGGCGAGAGCCAGAGCAGTTTACTTCTGCTGGCCTTGCTCGGAGCGGTGCTCGGCGGATTGATCCTCAACCTCATGCCTTGCGTCTTCCCGATCCTGGCGCTGAAGGCGCTGGCGCTTGCGCGGGCTGGCGGGGAGGAGCGGCACGCCCGGCTCGACGCACTCGGCTATACCGCGGGGGCGATTGTGGGGACGGGCGCGCTCGGCGCGGTGCTGCTGGCGCTTCGGGCCGGCGGGAGCGCGGCGGGCTGGGCGTTCCAGCTGCAGGATCCGCGCACGGTGCTGATCCTCGTGCTGCTCGGCACCGCGATCACGCTGAACTTGCTCGGCCTGTTCAAGCTGCCGGTGCTCGGCGGCGACAGCAATCCGCGCGGCGGTTTCGCGACCGGCGCACTCGCGGCGTTCGTCGCGACGCCTTGCGCGGGGCCGTTCATGGGCGCGGCGCTGGGAACGGCGCTGGTGCTTCCGGCGGCTGGGGCGCTGCTGGTGTTCGCGGGGCTTGGTCTTGGCCTCGCCTTTCCCTTCCTGTTGCTCGCCTTCATCCCCGCGCTTCGTCGGCGGCTGCCGAAGCCGGGCGCCTGGATGCTCCGATTGCAGCGTATTCTCGCAGTGCCAATGGCGCTGTCGGCGGGCGCCGCGCTGTGGCTGCTTTGGCGCCAGGGCGGGGAGAGAGCACTGTGGGTCGGATTTGCCGCGGTCGTGGCGCTCGCGCTCGTTCTGCTGGTCGTCGGGCGGCTCCAGAACCGGGGACGGAGCGCCTGGCCCGTCGGTCTTGCGGGGGCGGCGGGTGCGCTGGCGCTCGCCGCGACCCTGCCACCCGCCGCGCCGGCCGGTGCCCGCGCGCTGGCGGGCGTGACCCCGTGGAGCGAGGCGCGGGTCGCCGAAGCACGCGCGGCCGGGCGGCCGGTGTTCGTCTATTTCACCGCCGACTGGTGCCTCACCTGCAAGGTCAATGAGGCCGGAGCGATCGATCGCGACAATGTCCGCGAGGCATTCAACAAGGCGAATGTCCTCGTGCTTGCCGCCGACTGGACCAACAGCGATCCCGCGATCACCCGTGCGCTCGAGGCGCAGGGGCGGGCGGGTGTGCCGCTCTACCTCTGGTATGGGCGCGGCGCGGCGCAGCCCGAAGAGCTGCCGCAGGTGCTGACGCCGGCGATGCTGACCGATCGGGCGCAGGCGAGCATTGTCGGAGCGCGTTCAACGGGCTAG
- a CDS encoding hydrogen peroxide-inducible genes activator: MTAYLPTLRQLQYLIALHDHGHFGRAAETCFITQSTLSASLRELETLLGSTLVERSRRVMRFTPLGLRIVAKARLVLRAAEELADMAQAEREPLTGELRMAVIPTIAPFLLPPLLPRLRASYPQLKLFLREEPSAAACDSLQRGSVDCVLLAMPFACGDIAHELLFEDRLMVAAAPGEVTEGEVRPEDINANRMLLLEDGHCLKDHALAACNRPELRASSMMLGTSLHTLVQMVDNKLGVTIVPEMAVSAGLLLGTQVEAHPLASDDARRDVALIWRQGSPREAEFRLLADELRRLRSE, encoded by the coding sequence ATGACAGCCTATCTCCCGACCCTGCGGCAACTCCAGTATCTGATCGCGCTGCACGACCATGGCCATTTCGGTCGGGCGGCCGAAACCTGCTTCATCACCCAGTCGACGCTCTCGGCTTCGCTGCGCGAACTCGAGACCCTGCTCGGTTCGACACTGGTCGAGCGCTCGCGCCGGGTGATGCGCTTCACGCCGCTCGGGCTGCGAATCGTCGCCAAGGCGAGACTCGTGCTCCGCGCCGCCGAGGAACTGGCCGACATGGCGCAGGCCGAGCGTGAACCGCTGACCGGCGAGTTGCGCATGGCGGTGATCCCGACCATCGCTCCCTTCCTCCTGCCGCCGCTCCTGCCGCGCCTGCGCGCTTCCTACCCCCAGCTGAAGCTGTTCCTGCGCGAGGAGCCGAGCGCGGCCGCCTGCGACAGCCTGCAGCGCGGGTCCGTCGACTGCGTGCTGCTCGCCATGCCCTTCGCCTGCGGCGACATCGCGCACGAACTCCTGTTCGAGGACCGGCTGATGGTCGCGGCAGCGCCGGGCGAGGTGACCGAGGGCGAGGTGCGGCCCGAGGACATCAACGCCAATCGCATGCTTCTGCTCGAGGACGGCCATTGCCTCAAGGACCATGCGCTGGCCGCGTGCAACCGGCCCGAGCTTCGCGCTTCCTCGATGATGCTGGGTACGAGCCTCCACACGCTCGTCCAGATGGTCGACAACAAGCTCGGCGTTACGATCGTCCCCGAGATGGCCGTCAGCGCGGGGCTTCTTCTGGGCACGCAGGTCGAGGCGCATCCGCTCGCTTCGGACGACGCCCGCCGCGACGTCGCGCTCATCTGGCGCCAGGGCAGCCCGCGAGAGGCCGAATTCCGCCTGCTCGCCGACGAACTGCGCCGGCTCCGCAGCGAATAG
- a CDS encoding metal-dependent hydrolase: protein MSVASLERSKATPEDLTITVRDRRFGREEQTPRWWLNNSPFETALYNALSATFPKGEAYFIESIRAFRDHADEKLSGEIRAFTTQEVIHSREHLAFNRRAVEAGYDLAPLEKTVQESLDLLKGRPPILDLAATMALEHFTAIIAHELLANPRHLANADQATADLWRWHAVEEIEHKGVAYDTWLAATKDWSRWKRWKVKSLLMVLVTRNFVHHRTQGVLELLRQDGITGLRAWAGALWVMWGKPGIFRKVGAAWVSYFLPGFHPWNHDDRKLIAGWDATYDYRQEPPARRVRRAA, encoded by the coding sequence ATGAGTGTGGCAAGTCTTGAGCGTTCGAAGGCAACCCCGGAGGATCTGACGATCACCGTTCGGGACCGCCGATTCGGACGCGAGGAGCAGACCCCGCGCTGGTGGCTCAACAATTCGCCGTTCGAAACCGCGCTTTACAACGCGCTCTCGGCCACCTTCCCCAAGGGAGAGGCCTATTTCATCGAGAGCATCCGCGCATTCCGTGATCACGCCGACGAGAAACTGAGCGGCGAGATTCGCGCCTTCACGACCCAGGAAGTGATTCACAGCCGCGAGCATCTGGCGTTCAACCGGCGCGCGGTGGAAGCAGGCTACGACCTCGCGCCGCTCGAAAAGACCGTCCAGGAAAGCCTCGACCTGTTGAAGGGTCGTCCGCCGATCCTCGACCTGGCGGCGACCATGGCGCTTGAGCATTTCACCGCGATCATCGCGCACGAATTGCTCGCCAATCCGCGCCACCTCGCCAATGCCGACCAGGCGACCGCCGACTTGTGGCGGTGGCACGCGGTCGAGGAGATCGAGCATAAGGGGGTCGCCTATGACACCTGGCTCGCCGCGACCAAGGACTGGAGCCGCTGGAAGCGGTGGAAGGTCAAGTCGCTGCTGATGGTGCTGGTCACCCGCAATTTCGTCCATCACCGCACGCAAGGCGTACTCGAACTGCTCCGGCAGGATGGCATCACCGGGCTTCGCGCCTGGGCCGGCGCCTTGTGGGTGATGTGGGGCAAGCCCGGCATCTTCCGGAAGGTCGGCGCGGCCTGGGTCAGCTATTTCCTGCCGGGCTTCCACCCGTGGAACCACGACGATCGCAAGCTCATCGCCGGCTGGGACGCGACTTACGATTATCGTCAGGAGCCGCCGGCGCGGCGCGTGCGCCGGGCGGCCTAG
- a CDS encoding serine hydrolase domain-containing protein, translated as MRLSSSLAIVAVLAATPALAVPAGLSARANALLANEVGAENPGVAAVISDNGKVVWKGAAGRATVDGKTALRPDSLFRYASVSKQFTAALILRLVDEGRLSLDDNLGKLLAAETPAAWHAVTVRQLLNHTSGVPSYTSKPGWMVEANTARAYTTQGLIDVTRDQPLDFAPGTQFRYNNSGYVLLSAIAEKLTGKPWYVALRERITGPLGLTSIRCGCEPGPATVDGFTAGGAASQRIDMSVPSGAGALVGNAGDLAKWAAALHGGRILSPASYRAMITPQLPAGETARYGFGIGLGEVRGEPTIGHNGGIYGFQTETIYLPGRKLFVAVLGNSDSGPVDSGILARRLAAEAIGAPLPVMKAQASDLNALTPYLGIYRDSQGERRFLVRDGKLFTQRAGSGVNEVFAAGGNRYFYGPRSLSYFELSKGPDGTPRMTFYANGALKPDVATWSGPVPKDIALSPAQMDRLAGTYARGPAVMTIARSAAGLTAQLTGQTPFAIEATGPLEFQVPAVKALLTFEEADGKIVRVVLSQAGRTIPFERN; from the coding sequence ATGCGTCTGTCGTCGTCTCTGGCCATCGTGGCCGTGCTTGCCGCTACACCCGCACTCGCCGTGCCCGCGGGTTTGTCCGCCCGGGCAAATGCGCTGCTGGCGAATGAGGTGGGCGCCGAAAACCCCGGTGTGGCCGCAGTGATTTCGGACAACGGCAAGGTCGTCTGGAAAGGCGCGGCCGGGCGGGCGACCGTCGACGGTAAGACCGCGCTCCGTCCCGACAGCCTGTTCCGCTACGCCTCGGTCTCCAAGCAGTTCACCGCCGCGCTTATCCTGAGGCTCGTCGACGAGGGCCGGCTCTCGCTCGACGACAATCTCGGCAAGCTGCTTGCGGCCGAGACCCCGGCGGCCTGGCATGCGGTCACCGTCCGCCAGCTGCTCAACCATACGTCGGGCGTGCCGAGCTACACCTCGAAGCCCGGGTGGATGGTCGAGGCAAATACGGCGAGGGCCTATACGACGCAGGGCCTGATCGACGTCACCCGCGACCAGCCGCTCGATTTCGCGCCGGGCACGCAATTCCGGTACAACAATAGCGGCTATGTCCTCCTCTCCGCGATCGCCGAGAAGCTGACGGGCAAGCCCTGGTACGTCGCGCTGCGTGAGCGGATCACGGGGCCGCTGGGCCTCACCTCCATTCGCTGCGGATGCGAGCCGGGGCCGGCGACGGTCGACGGCTTCACCGCGGGTGGCGCTGCGTCGCAGCGGATCGACATGAGCGTTCCGAGCGGGGCAGGGGCGTTGGTCGGCAATGCCGGCGATCTCGCCAAATGGGCCGCCGCGCTGCACGGCGGCCGAATCCTCAGTCCGGCGTCCTACCGGGCGATGATCACCCCGCAGCTGCCGGCCGGTGAGACCGCGCGCTACGGCTTCGGTATCGGGCTCGGCGAGGTGCGCGGCGAGCCGACGATCGGGCATAACGGCGGCATTTACGGCTTTCAGACCGAGACCATCTATCTGCCCGGCCGAAAGCTGTTCGTGGCGGTGCTCGGCAACAGCGACAGCGGGCCGGTCGACAGCGGAATCCTCGCCCGCCGCCTGGCCGCCGAAGCCATCGGTGCGCCGTTGCCGGTGATGAAGGCGCAGGCGTCCGATCTCAACGCGCTGACACCCTATCTCGGCATTTATCGCGATTCGCAGGGCGAGCGCCGCTTCCTCGTTCGCGACGGCAAGCTCTTCACGCAGCGGGCTGGCAGCGGCGTCAACGAGGTATTCGCGGCGGGCGGCAACCGCTACTTCTACGGCCCGCGCTCACTCAGCTATTTCGAGCTGTCGAAGGGCCCGGATGGCACGCCGCGCATGACCTTCTACGCTAATGGCGCGCTCAAGCCCGACGTTGCGACCTGGAGCGGTCCGGTGCCCAAGGACATCGCCCTGTCGCCAGCCCAGATGGATCGACTCGCCGGCACCTATGCGCGCGGACCGGCCGTGATGACCATCGCCCGGAGCGCGGCAGGCCTGACCGCGCAACTGACCGGGCAAACGCCCTTCGCGATCGAGGCCACCGGACCGCTCGAATTCCAGGTTCCCGCCGTGAAGGCACTCCTCACCTTCGAGGAAGCGGATGGAAAGATCGTACGCGTGGTGCTCAGCCAGGCCGGACGCACCATTCCCTTCGAGCGCAACTGA
- a CDS encoding TetR/AcrR family transcriptional regulator: protein MSIKPLERRRVSPEESRAAALAAARDLLTREGAAAVTLQAVAARVGRTHANLLHHFGSAAGLQRALAEEIARTVSSSIESAIEQRRRGEGSERQVIDAMFEAFRREGAGELIGWVALTRQREALEPVIATIERIIRVMRAAGDVRPVDRMTLSLTLLAIGDSLAGEEIARACGLDRSAIREVAVAQIEGLAGAPLRD from the coding sequence ATGTCAATAAAACCGCTCGAGCGGCGCCGAGTATCCCCTGAAGAGAGCCGCGCCGCCGCGCTCGCCGCGGCCCGCGACCTGCTGACCCGAGAGGGTGCCGCGGCGGTCACACTGCAGGCGGTGGCGGCGCGCGTCGGCCGCACTCATGCCAATCTTCTCCACCATTTCGGCTCGGCGGCGGGGCTTCAGCGCGCGCTGGCCGAGGAGATCGCCCGCACGGTGTCGAGTTCGATCGAAAGCGCGATCGAGCAGCGTCGCCGCGGCGAAGGCAGCGAGCGTCAGGTGATCGACGCCATGTTCGAGGCCTTCCGCCGCGAGGGCGCGGGCGAATTGATCGGCTGGGTCGCGCTTACTCGCCAGCGCGAAGCGCTCGAGCCGGTGATCGCCACCATCGAGCGGATCATCCGCGTGATGCGCGCCGCCGGCGACGTCCGCCCGGTCGACCGGATGACGCTCAGCCTGACCCTGCTCGCAATCGGCGACAGTCTTGCCGGCGAGGAAATCGCACGCGCCTGCGGGCTTGATCGCTCGGCGATCCGTGAGGTGGCCGTGGCGCAGATCGAGGGACTGGCGGGCGCCCCGCTGCGCGACTGA